One stretch of Chryseobacterium indologenes DNA includes these proteins:
- a CDS encoding MFS transporter codes for MSKTNQPTNYPALYTLVLVFFFWGFIAAGNSIFIPFCKNYFSLDQFQSQLIDFAFYTAYFLGALLLFIFSTIKGIDIIGKWGYKKSIVYGLLLSALGAAIMIIAVKSNVYYGMLIGLFVVALGFSIQQTAANPFAVLLGDPKTGASRQNLAGGINSFGTSIGPIIVGLALFGTTATVDDDQIKHLALDKVILLYTAVGALFLIAAGIFYFSKKLPDGISTEPMEKAGKARKTLIAMTVLVILFFIPVFSSYNSDEAKNIETLGDEITVLDKTLEKETDAVKITELKQHITDKKAELETIKHPLEKKRMMYLGGALLVVIVSLVIANSSAKKNAEGWGAMKYPQLVLGMIAILAYVGVEVAIGSNLGELLSMPEFGGHQSSDLAPYISMYWGSLMIGRWTGAIAVFNLNKQQQTIATIVVPFIAFSVIIGINTIAQKDMSHLYFYAVCVAIQVILFLISKNKPALTLIIFGLFGTAAMITGLLTTGNVAIYAFLSGGLACSIMWPSIFTLAITGLGKYTAQGSAFLVMMILGGGIIPPLQGKLSDIIGIHSSYLIPVLCFVYITLFAYLAKKSLFSQGINVDVLESEGAH; via the coding sequence ATGTCAAAAACCAATCAGCCGACTAATTACCCGGCATTGTACACACTTGTACTTGTATTTTTTTTCTGGGGTTTTATTGCTGCCGGCAATAGTATTTTCATCCCCTTCTGTAAAAACTATTTTTCTCTCGACCAATTTCAGTCCCAGTTAATAGATTTTGCTTTTTATACTGCGTATTTCCTGGGAGCGTTATTGCTTTTTATATTCAGTACTATAAAAGGAATTGACATTATCGGAAAATGGGGCTATAAAAAGAGTATTGTCTACGGACTCCTCCTCTCTGCCCTTGGTGCTGCCATCATGATTATTGCCGTTAAAAGCAATGTATATTATGGAATGCTTATCGGGCTCTTTGTAGTAGCATTAGGTTTCTCTATTCAGCAGACTGCGGCGAACCCTTTTGCTGTATTGCTTGGAGATCCTAAAACCGGAGCCAGCAGGCAGAACCTTGCAGGTGGAATTAACTCTTTCGGTACATCTATCGGGCCAATCATCGTTGGACTAGCCCTTTTCGGAACTACGGCCACTGTAGATGATGATCAGATTAAACATCTGGCTCTTGATAAAGTAATTCTGCTTTACACCGCTGTAGGAGCTCTATTCCTTATTGCTGCAGGAATCTTTTACTTTTCAAAGAAACTTCCTGACGGAATTTCAACTGAACCTATGGAAAAGGCTGGAAAAGCAAGAAAAACATTAATTGCCATGACAGTTCTTGTTATCCTTTTCTTTATCCCGGTATTCAGCAGCTATAATTCTGATGAAGCTAAAAATATTGAAACTTTAGGCGATGAAATTACGGTATTAGACAAAACTCTTGAAAAAGAAACTGATGCAGTAAAAATCACAGAACTTAAACAACATATTACTGATAAGAAGGCCGAACTGGAAACGATCAAGCATCCTTTGGAGAAAAAAAGAATGATGTACCTTGGTGGTGCATTACTTGTTGTGATTGTTTCTCTTGTAATTGCGAATTCCAGTGCTAAGAAAAATGCTGAAGGTTGGGGAGCTATGAAATATCCACAATTGGTATTGGGAATGATTGCTATTCTTGCCTATGTAGGAGTAGAAGTTGCCATAGGAAGTAACCTGGGAGAGCTTTTAAGCATGCCCGAGTTCGGAGGACATCAATCTTCAGACCTTGCCCCTTATATTTCTATGTATTGGGGAAGTTTAATGATTGGAAGATGGACAGGTGCCATCGCGGTTTTCAACCTAAATAAACAACAACAGACCATTGCTACCATTGTTGTTCCTTTTATTGCTTTTTCTGTAATTATAGGAATCAATACGATTGCTCAAAAAGACATGTCACATCTATATTTTTATGCAGTTTGTGTAGCAATTCAGGTTATATTATTCTTAATCAGTAAAAATAAACCGGCATTAACGCTAATTATTTTTGGATTGTTTGGAACTGCTGCTATGATTACGGGGTTACTGACTACAGGAAATGTTGCGATCTATGCATTCCTTTCGGGAGGTCTTGCCTGCAGTATCATGTGGCCATCTATTTTCACACTGGCTATTACAGGATTAGGGAAATATACAGCTCAGGGATCTGCTTTCCTTGTGATGATGATCCTTGGTGGAGGTATTATTCCACCACTTCAGGGTAAGCTTTCTGACATTATCGGAATCCACAGTTCTTATCTAATTCCTGTATTGTGCTTTGTGTACATTACTTTATTTGCTTATCTGGCTAAAAAATCTTTATTTAGTCAGGGAATTAACGTTGACGTTTTAGAATCTGAAGGTGCACACTAA
- a CDS encoding GtrA family protein, which yields MKEILIRQKQVLFFIIAGGLSAIVEIGSFKIFSTYLPHFFAKETNFHGIHYPLSNIFSTSCGIISNYFLSIWFVFERGKHSKKKEFAYFMAVSFFSTLLSLGFFQVFYSFIFKENINLFFYTLSPEMISKIAAILLVSILNYSVKKKVIFNG from the coding sequence ATGAAAGAAATACTTATACGCCAGAAGCAGGTTTTGTTCTTCATTATTGCTGGAGGGCTGAGCGCAATTGTTGAGATTGGCAGCTTCAAAATATTCAGCACTTACCTTCCTCATTTTTTTGCAAAAGAAACTAACTTTCATGGTATCCATTATCCTTTAAGTAATATTTTCTCTACCAGCTGTGGGATCATCAGTAATTATTTTCTGAGCATCTGGTTTGTTTTTGAAAGAGGAAAGCATTCTAAGAAAAAAGAGTTTGCTTATTTCATGGCGGTATCTTTTTTCTCTACTTTATTAAGCCTCGGTTTCTTTCAGGTGTTTTACAGTTTTATATTTAAGGAGAATATCAATTTATTTTTTTATACCTTGAGTCCGGAAATGATAAGCAAGATTGCAGCAATCCTGCTGGTTTCCATTCTTAATTATTCGGTAAAAAAGAAAGTAATTTTTAACGGTTAA
- a CDS encoding DUF3810 domain-containing protein: MIVSFFEKFFEFQKTLHQRVFSWLSFSVGDLIYILLGIVLFYSLIALFKRKSRHPSLLRILIIGNIFYFTYQIFWGMLYFQTPIIKKLSSQDTPEISKAKKLALHYLEKCKGTRSSVQEDHNGIFIVTNLKAVQQEILFQQTQLPTYISDKKATQIISIKPSLFKNVMNFTGILGYYNPFTAEAQYNAELPHTFIPFTTAHESSHQLGFAREQEANFIGYLMGVHSSNLELRYSTEYFTLKSLLRFIVEKDPEFVKSVIQNYSPGMKRDRAYEQSFVFRHQGWLDDFFGYTNNLFLKSNQQEGSVTYSYFIDLLLNYDK, encoded by the coding sequence TTGATAGTTTCTTTTTTTGAGAAATTTTTCGAATTCCAGAAAACGCTTCATCAGAGGGTCTTTAGCTGGCTTTCTTTTTCAGTGGGTGACCTTATCTATATCTTATTGGGAATTGTTCTTTTTTATAGCCTTATTGCTTTATTTAAGAGGAAAAGCAGGCATCCTTCCCTATTAAGGATCCTTATCATTGGAAATATCTTTTATTTTACGTATCAGATTTTCTGGGGGATGCTCTATTTTCAGACTCCAATCATTAAAAAGCTTTCCAGCCAGGATACTCCTGAAATAAGTAAAGCAAAAAAACTAGCCTTGCACTATCTGGAAAAATGCAAAGGTACCCGTTCATCAGTACAAGAAGATCATAATGGTATTTTCATTGTTACCAACCTGAAGGCTGTACAACAGGAAATTTTGTTCCAGCAAACTCAGCTTCCAACCTATATTTCGGATAAAAAGGCGACTCAAATTATTTCTATTAAGCCTAGTTTATTTAAAAATGTAATGAACTTTACAGGTATATTAGGATATTACAATCCTTTTACCGCAGAAGCACAATATAACGCCGAATTACCACATACTTTTATCCCTTTTACAACAGCCCATGAGAGTTCCCATCAACTTGGTTTTGCAAGAGAACAGGAGGCTAATTTTATCGGATATCTTATGGGAGTTCATTCCAGCAATCTGGAATTAAGATACAGCACCGAATATTTTACGTTAAAAAGTCTTTTACGTTTTATCGTTGAAAAAGATCCAGAATTTGTAAAATCTGTTATCCAAAATTATTCTCCCGGAATGAAAAGGGACCGTGCGTATGAGCAAAGCTTCGTATTTAGACATCAAGGTTGGCTGGATGACTTCTTTGGATACACTAATAATCTCTTTCTCAAGAGCAACCAACAGGAAGGTTCAGTTACTTATTCCTACTTTATTGATCTCCTTCTGAACTATGATAAATAG
- a CDS encoding BadF/BadG/BcrA/BcrD ATPase family protein, translated as MVAIVDSGSTKSDWVILDEFKKVFLKTETIGFNPNFINRELITPEIQKNSNLILVKNSITKVFFYGSGCGVEKNREIIETELKKVFNKAEIIVKEDLMAAAYAAYKGKPAIVCILGTGSNSCYFDGKDVKIELPSLGFLMGDEGSGSAIGKQLVRRYFMKKLPADLHNEFEAGYKLTIEDALKNMYHAPRPNAYLADFNKFVVERKDHPYFMNMVFEEMKSFFEYQVMPYEEAHDAEINFIGSIAYYYENILRSVAEELNLNVGHVVQKPIESLVDYHIKYIL; from the coding sequence ATGGTTGCTATTGTAGATAGTGGTTCTACTAAATCGGACTGGGTAATACTTGATGAGTTCAAAAAGGTTTTTCTGAAAACTGAAACCATCGGCTTTAATCCGAATTTTATTAACAGAGAACTTATCACTCCTGAAATACAGAAGAACAGCAACCTGATATTGGTCAAAAATTCAATCACTAAAGTCTTTTTCTATGGCTCTGGATGCGGTGTGGAAAAAAATCGCGAAATCATAGAAACTGAGCTTAAAAAAGTATTTAACAAAGCAGAAATCATTGTAAAAGAAGACCTGATGGCGGCTGCTTATGCTGCCTATAAAGGGAAACCTGCGATCGTATGCATTTTAGGGACAGGATCAAACTCATGTTACTTTGATGGTAAAGATGTGAAGATTGAACTGCCGTCCCTTGGGTTTCTGATGGGAGATGAGGGAAGCGGAAGTGCGATCGGAAAACAGTTGGTACGCAGATACTTCATGAAAAAACTTCCTGCAGATCTTCATAATGAATTTGAGGCAGGCTATAAACTTACCATAGAAGATGCATTGAAAAATATGTATCATGCTCCAAGACCAAATGCTTATTTAGCTGATTTCAATAAATTTGTTGTCGAAAGGAAAGATCATCCTTACTTTATGAACATGGTTTTCGAAGAAATGAAAAGCTTCTTCGAATATCAAGTGATGCCTTATGAGGAAGCTCATGATGCCGAAATCAATTTTATAGGCTCCATTGCTTATTATTATGAAAATATTTTACGCTCTGTAGCGGAAGAACTTAATTTAAATGTGGGACATGTAGTTCAGAAACCAATTGAAAGCTTAGTAGATTACCACATTAAATATATACTCTAA
- a CDS encoding lysophospholipid acyltransferase family protein, producing the protein MAKILNYLWRFWLLLLAFVLTTTLGIPVYILSFSKRHYKYAYKFVRLWCFGMFYGMGFRYDLIKLSDQEKDRSKEYVFISNHTSIMDIMLTCILFPHHPICFVGKKELVKIPIFGTIYQRICVMVDRSSAKSRADVYRRCAEKMEEGNSIAIFPEGGVPDDTSIILDDFKDGAFMLSSKHKSPIAVYTFIGLKEMFPFDSSKGYPGRVKVYFNGIIEPTDSPKDLKTEAYQVIKKTLMENSI; encoded by the coding sequence GTGGCAAAAATTCTAAATTATCTCTGGAGATTCTGGCTGTTGTTATTAGCATTTGTTCTAACAACCACTCTTGGGATTCCCGTTTATATTTTATCTTTTAGCAAGAGGCACTATAAATATGCTTATAAATTTGTCCGGTTATGGTGTTTCGGTATGTTTTACGGTATGGGCTTCCGATATGATCTCATTAAACTTTCTGATCAAGAAAAAGACAGAAGTAAAGAGTATGTTTTCATATCAAACCACACTTCGATTATGGATATTATGCTCACCTGCATTCTTTTTCCGCACCACCCAATTTGTTTTGTTGGAAAAAAAGAACTTGTTAAGATTCCTATTTTCGGAACTATTTACCAAAGAATATGTGTAATGGTAGACAGATCAAGCGCAAAAAGCCGTGCTGATGTATACCGGAGATGTGCTGAAAAAATGGAGGAGGGCAACAGCATTGCCATTTTTCCTGAAGGAGGTGTGCCTGATGATACTTCCATTATTCTGGATGATTTTAAAGATGGAGCCTTTATGTTGTCATCAAAACATAAATCTCCCATTGCAGTTTATACCTTTATCGGGCTTAAAGAAATGTTTCCTTTTGATAGCTCTAAAGGCTACCCTGGAAGAGTCAAAGTTTATTTCAATGGAATTATAGAACCTACTGATTCTCCAAAAGACTTAAAAACAGAGGCTTATCAAGTAATTAAAAAAACATTGATGGAGAATTCTATTTAA
- a CDS encoding prolyl oligopeptidase family serine peptidase produces the protein MKRLIFIVICVFYVSLNAQKNNPAPSVPVTDEYFGTRIVDEYRNLEDLDNPLTKKWMETQTKYTNSVLDKIPKRHYYLEKRLEFDRTQGYAISDLKITDNDKYFYLKKKGDEKVAKLYYREGYLGKEELLYDPVNFKSVDASHEFVINYISPSLVGDKIAIAMVEKGKELAEVIIMDVKTKYIHPEIITNTTPANIGGIKWLDDNSGFFYTYFPVNDSKSPKFYKNTQAILYKIGTKPEDLIDVFSSAHNHELKIDEEKAPIILDANDKYYVAMLVDNNYYRQTYMILKQELLQGKKNWKPLYYKEDKVRSLQLVNNDVLFLSQYNSQNYTLCKTNIEKPDFKNPEILIPEKKDEVIGQYRVTKDGIYYTTTKNGVEAKLYLYKDGKDISIKLPYPSGNINLQAKGKDFSEIWINCSGWANQEQRFRYDLKTKSFFAENITPIVEYSDFKDVEVQEITVKARDGEEIPLSLIYNKNIKRNGNNPVLIDSYGSFGISQNPFFARTYLLWVNQGGMVAIAHVRGGGEKGEKWRLGGYKETKPNTWRDLIDCTEYLIKEKYTSSDKVAIWGASAGGITVGRALTERPDLFKAAILELPITNTLRDVLDSDSNVDEYGTVKDPKEFKGLLEMDAYHHIKKGVQYPATLITGGINDPRVLAWEPVKFAAKLMADSASENPVLLQIDYEGGHANNTTVFHGHSNLSDIFAFALWQLGHPDYQPKEEIKK, from the coding sequence ATGAAGCGATTAATATTTATCGTTATTTGTGTTTTTTATGTTTCCTTGAATGCTCAAAAAAACAATCCTGCTCCATCCGTTCCTGTGACGGATGAGTATTTTGGTACCCGTATCGTAGATGAGTATAGGAATTTAGAGGATTTAGATAATCCTTTAACAAAAAAATGGATGGAAACTCAAACGAAATATACCAATTCTGTTCTTGATAAAATTCCTAAAAGACATTATTATTTAGAGAAAAGGTTAGAGTTTGACAGAACGCAAGGATACGCTATCTCTGATTTAAAAATTACAGATAATGATAAATATTTTTATTTGAAGAAAAAGGGAGATGAGAAAGTTGCCAAGCTTTATTATCGGGAAGGTTATTTAGGAAAAGAAGAGCTTCTTTATGATCCTGTTAATTTCAAAAGTGTTGATGCAAGCCATGAATTTGTCATTAACTACATTAGCCCCAGTCTGGTTGGTGATAAAATTGCAATTGCAATGGTTGAAAAAGGGAAAGAACTAGCCGAGGTAATTATTATGGATGTAAAGACAAAATATATTCATCCTGAAATTATTACAAATACAACTCCTGCAAACATAGGTGGAATAAAATGGCTTGATGATAATTCTGGATTTTTTTATACATATTTTCCGGTTAATGATTCTAAATCCCCAAAGTTTTATAAAAACACACAAGCTATTTTATATAAAATTGGAACAAAGCCAGAGGATTTGATAGATGTTTTTTCTTCTGCTCATAATCATGAACTAAAAATTGATGAGGAAAAAGCACCTATTATTCTGGATGCTAATGATAAATATTATGTAGCCATGTTAGTTGACAATAATTACTACAGGCAGACCTACATGATTCTCAAACAAGAACTACTGCAAGGTAAGAAAAACTGGAAACCACTTTATTATAAAGAAGATAAAGTAAGGTCTTTACAACTTGTAAATAATGATGTACTTTTTTTATCACAATATAATTCTCAAAATTATACTCTTTGTAAAACCAATATTGAAAAACCAGATTTTAAAAATCCCGAAATCTTAATTCCGGAAAAGAAGGACGAAGTTATTGGGCAATATAGAGTTACTAAGGATGGGATTTATTACACGACAACCAAAAACGGAGTAGAGGCAAAGCTATATCTGTATAAAGATGGTAAAGATATTTCAATTAAGCTTCCTTACCCATCAGGAAATATAAATTTACAGGCAAAAGGAAAAGACTTTTCAGAGATTTGGATTAACTGTTCTGGATGGGCAAATCAGGAACAACGGTTTAGATATGACCTAAAAACAAAATCTTTTTTTGCTGAAAACATAACACCTATTGTTGAATATTCTGATTTTAAAGATGTTGAAGTTCAGGAAATAACTGTAAAAGCAAGAGACGGTGAAGAAATACCATTATCACTCATATATAACAAAAATATAAAGCGAAATGGTAATAATCCAGTATTAATTGATTCTTATGGTTCTTTTGGAATTTCCCAAAACCCATTCTTTGCCCGCACTTATCTATTATGGGTAAATCAAGGAGGGATGGTAGCTATTGCTCATGTAAGAGGTGGTGGCGAAAAAGGAGAAAAATGGCGTTTGGGAGGCTATAAGGAAACAAAACCTAATACTTGGAGGGATTTGATAGACTGCACAGAATATTTAATAAAGGAAAAATATACATCAAGCGATAAAGTAGCGATTTGGGGAGCGAGTGCTGGCGGAATTACAGTAGGAAGAGCATTAACAGAAAGACCAGATTTATTTAAAGCAGCAATTTTAGAACTACCTATCACAAATACATTAAGGGATGTGCTTGACAGCGATAGTAATGTGGACGAATATGGAACAGTAAAAGACCCAAAAGAATTTAAAGGTCTATTAGAAATGGATGCTTACCATCATATCAAAAAAGGAGTGCAATATCCTGCTACACTTATAACAGGTGGAATAAATGATCCACGAGTACTGGCTTGGGAGCCCGTAAAGTTTGCAGCTAAACTAATGGCAGATAGTGCATCAGAAAATCCGGTTTTACTCCAGATAGATTACGAAGGTGGGCATGCCAATAATACAACTGTTTTTCACGGACATTCAAACCTTTCAGATATTTTTGCTTTTGCCCTTTGGCAACTGGGGCATCCTGATTATCAGCCTAAAGAAGAAATAAAAAAATAA
- a CDS encoding thiopeptide-type bacteriocin biosynthesis protein, which produces MKRKFIPGSEWLYVKIYTGVKTADVILGEAIMPLLQQLQDENLIKKWFFIRYNDPRIHLRLRFELSDPMYFSKVLLLINDYLEEYRCSGEISEFIIDVYKREIERYGEATIEEAEFLFWMSSKSIVYDYLHFDDEEKIIVSLYYIDMCLEYLGLPIQEKLSWIQEFNLAFKQEFNADKKLNNQLDKKYRTFIMKYLEFVETEEYMPFRAAILNNIHESKQALQHIKHHSDSLQSFFSSVFHMHINRIFVSNQRLFEMIIYDYLSRYYKALFFKSSRII; this is translated from the coding sequence ATGAAAAGAAAGTTTATTCCCGGAAGCGAGTGGCTGTATGTCAAAATTTATACAGGTGTTAAAACTGCGGATGTTATTTTGGGGGAGGCTATTATGCCTTTATTACAGCAATTACAGGATGAAAACTTAATTAAAAAATGGTTCTTTATCCGTTATAATGATCCACGGATTCATCTTAGGCTTCGTTTTGAGCTTTCAGACCCTATGTATTTTAGTAAAGTTCTTTTATTGATCAATGATTACTTGGAAGAATATAGATGTTCAGGAGAAATATCGGAATTTATAATAGATGTCTACAAGCGGGAAATTGAACGGTATGGTGAAGCAACAATTGAGGAAGCTGAGTTTTTATTTTGGATGAGTAGTAAGAGTATTGTTTATGATTACCTTCATTTTGATGATGAAGAGAAAATTATAGTATCACTTTATTATATTGATATGTGTTTAGAATACCTTGGATTGCCTATTCAGGAAAAATTAAGCTGGATCCAAGAATTTAATCTTGCTTTTAAGCAGGAATTCAATGCAGATAAAAAGCTAAACAATCAGCTTGATAAAAAATACAGAACATTTATTATGAAATATCTGGAGTTTGTTGAAACCGAGGAGTACATGCCTTTTAGAGCTGCCATTTTAAATAATATTCATGAATCTAAACAAGCCCTGCAACATATAAAACATCATTCAGATTCTCTTCAGAGTTTTTTTTCCAGTGTGTTTCACATGCATATCAATCGAATATTTGTTTCCAATCAACGACTGTTTGAAATGATTATTTATGATTATTTATCCAGATATTATAAGGCTCTTTTTTTTAAAAGTAGCAGGATAATCTAA
- a CDS encoding lantibiotic dehydratase family protein — protein MSRFPYQFFEEYIVRTPIFSSKKFLEEVNKDEISDEELRNKFADHSIFMEALYLASPDLHQEIIRWFNGDKQLSQKEHQKLKHTLLKYYSRMSTRCTPFGLFSGVGLGKFSEVCESNKSHVDHFQTDYLIRDTKLDMYFLVSLAQYLVKNQEIRNKLLFYPNNTIYRVGTKIRYIEYQYLGGKRDYIISSAPLSEELQYVLEFSKQGKTIKELTEVLITDEILQEEALGFIDELIDNQVLISEIEPNVSGGDFLDIVISVLQRLEVKETSILISIKNKLHELDQNIGNSISVYAEIEKLIMSFGIEYEQKYLFQTDLYRKDKLTLSPHWKKELKRAFSFLNRIRLVRKNSRLEKFKKIFNERFQDEEIALQYVLDSEIGIDYKQNTSLKGIHTYLEDIILPGFERYKNINIELNPFQQVLNEKLQDALLEDQYTLELQEDDLQGLDEQWNDLADTISFFAEIVSDKDKEKLFLHSSTGSSAANPLGRFCSEKSEIHKLTKRIADKEEFLNPDYILAEVIHLPEARIGNVVRRPTIRNYEIPYMAQSILPEENQIPVDDLYISLQNNRFVVRSKRLNKEVRPYLTNAHNYFHNTLPVYHFLSDLYSQEIRGGLHFDWGGLKDIYKFLPRVEYHNIILAKASWKISYKDLIFLESLDKEPFLYELKSWRNKRKIPTWIQWVEVDNTLTLNLENYDMAKLFIQAVKKKKIITIEEFLLNENRNFNHEYIFPMYKLK, from the coding sequence ATGTCTCGTTTTCCCTACCAGTTTTTTGAAGAATATATTGTACGTACTCCCATATTTTCAAGTAAGAAATTTCTTGAAGAAGTAAATAAAGATGAAATTTCAGACGAAGAATTAAGAAATAAATTTGCTGATCATTCCATTTTTATGGAGGCTCTTTATTTAGCTTCACCTGATTTACATCAAGAAATTATAAGATGGTTCAACGGAGATAAACAACTTTCGCAAAAAGAACACCAAAAACTAAAACATACTTTATTAAAATATTATAGCCGGATGAGTACACGTTGTACTCCATTCGGCTTATTTTCTGGAGTAGGTTTGGGAAAATTTAGTGAAGTCTGTGAAAGTAATAAATCACACGTAGATCATTTTCAAACCGATTATTTAATTCGGGATACGAAACTAGATATGTATTTTCTTGTATCTCTGGCACAATATTTAGTCAAAAATCAGGAAATCAGGAATAAACTTTTGTTTTATCCTAATAATACTATTTATAGAGTAGGAACAAAAATCCGTTATATTGAATACCAATACTTGGGAGGAAAAAGAGATTATATCATTTCTTCGGCCCCTCTTTCTGAAGAGCTACAGTATGTATTGGAGTTTTCAAAACAAGGAAAGACAATAAAAGAGCTTACAGAGGTTCTGATAACAGATGAAATACTCCAAGAAGAAGCTTTAGGGTTTATAGATGAACTTATTGATAATCAAGTTCTCATCAGTGAGATTGAACCGAATGTTTCAGGAGGTGATTTTTTAGATATTGTAATTTCTGTTTTACAAAGACTTGAGGTAAAGGAAACTAGTATCTTAATTTCTATAAAAAATAAACTTCATGAATTAGACCAAAATATTGGAAACTCAATTTCAGTTTATGCTGAGATTGAAAAACTTATTATGTCTTTTGGGATAGAATATGAGCAGAAATATCTATTTCAAACCGACTTATACAGGAAAGACAAATTGACTCTATCACCACACTGGAAAAAGGAACTTAAAAGAGCTTTCAGTTTTTTGAATAGAATAAGGTTAGTTCGAAAGAATAGCCGCCTGGAAAAATTTAAAAAAATCTTCAATGAAAGATTTCAAGATGAGGAAATAGCTTTACAATATGTTCTTGATTCCGAAATTGGTATTGACTATAAACAAAATACCTCATTAAAAGGAATCCATACTTATTTAGAAGACATAATACTTCCAGGTTTTGAAAGATATAAAAATATAAATATTGAACTGAATCCGTTTCAACAGGTTCTTAATGAAAAATTGCAGGATGCCTTGTTAGAAGATCAGTATACGTTAGAATTACAAGAAGATGATCTTCAGGGATTAGATGAACAATGGAATGATCTGGCCGATACTATTTCTTTTTTTGCGGAAATTGTGTCAGACAAGGATAAGGAAAAACTATTCCTGCATAGCAGTACAGGAAGTAGTGCCGCAAATCCATTAGGCCGATTTTGTTCTGAAAAATCTGAAATTCATAAGTTGACAAAAAGGATTGCAGATAAAGAAGAATTTCTCAATCCTGATTACATTTTAGCAGAAGTGATTCACTTACCTGAAGCAAGAATAGGAAATGTTGTTAGAAGACCTACAATAAGAAATTATGAGATTCCTTACATGGCCCAATCTATTTTGCCAGAAGAAAATCAAATACCTGTAGATGATCTTTATATTTCATTACAAAATAATAGATTTGTTGTACGATCCAAAAGATTGAATAAAGAAGTAAGGCCTTATTTAACGAATGCCCATAACTATTTTCACAATACCCTGCCGGTTTATCACTTTCTCTCTGATCTTTATTCACAGGAAATAAGAGGCGGGTTGCATTTTGACTGGGGTGGACTGAAGGATATCTATAAATTTCTACCAAGAGTAGAATATCACAATATCATTCTTGCCAAAGCTAGCTGGAAGATCTCATATAAAGACCTTATCTTTTTAGAATCATTAGATAAAGAGCCTTTCTTATATGAATTAAAGAGTTGGAGGAATAAAAGAAAAATTCCTACATGGATCCAATGGGTAGAAGTCGATAATACTTTAACTCTGAACCTTGAAAATTATGATATGGCTAAGCTTTTTATTCAGGCAGTTAAAAAGAAAAAAATAATCACGATAGAAGAATTTTTATTGAATGAGAATAGAAATTTTAATCATGAGTATATATTCCCAATGTATAAATTAAAATAA